Proteins from a single region of Chloroflexota bacterium:
- a CDS encoding TIGR03960 family B12-binding radical SAM protein — protein MNPVVDIAPLLDRVAKPAQYTGGELNARRKPWDEAATRFALCFPDAYEIGMSNLAMGVLYEQVNDRTPHLCDRAFTPFPDMADLMREAGLPLFGWESRRPLADFDMLGFSLSYESGNTNVLEMLDLADIPLESRERGPGDPLILGGGSALMNPEPMADFFDLIAIGEGEELLPRLLDALAGVDREHPDWRRVLLVHCATEIPGIYVPSLYRPHFEGQRFIEYERLHPDAPAQIERQFVDLDAVPAPSQPVVPLTEVVHDRVAVELDRGCARACRFCQAGYIYRPVRRRSAEGVAAAIDQCLAATGQSDVSLLSLNAVDYDGLDTLIGEVQDATPDYLQVSIPSTRVESFNVDMAQALQRGGKRGGSLTFAPEAATPRMRQVINKEISDEDLLDTCDMAFGQGFRTIKLYFMIGQPTETLDDARAIAHLANRVMAVGRRHHGAKAKVNVTVSTFIPKPFTPFQWHPQDRPEAIRAKQQACFEIVRDRNVHLMWHDTEESQVEALLALGDRRVGRVIRRAWDRGCRFDGWMEHFKAEAWFAAVADAGVDLDEMIYRHRDPAEPLPWDHIGIHVSKRMLQREYVRALAAAEPAAPSLAAARA, from the coding sequence ATGAACCCCGTCGTCGACATCGCGCCTCTTCTCGATCGCGTCGCCAAGCCCGCGCAGTACACGGGCGGCGAGCTAAACGCCCGACGCAAACCGTGGGACGAGGCCGCGACGCGCTTCGCGCTGTGCTTCCCCGACGCGTACGAGATCGGGATGTCGAACCTCGCCATGGGGGTGCTGTACGAGCAGGTGAACGACCGCACGCCGCACCTCTGCGACCGCGCCTTCACGCCGTTTCCGGACATGGCGGACCTGATGCGCGAGGCGGGCCTGCCGCTGTTCGGCTGGGAGTCGCGGCGACCGCTGGCCGACTTCGACATGCTGGGGTTCTCGCTCAGCTACGAGAGCGGGAACACCAACGTGCTCGAGATGCTGGACCTGGCGGACATTCCGCTGGAGAGCCGCGAGCGTGGACCCGGCGACCCGCTGATTCTCGGCGGAGGCTCGGCGCTGATGAATCCCGAGCCGATGGCGGACTTCTTCGACCTTATCGCGATCGGCGAGGGCGAGGAGCTGCTGCCGCGCCTGCTCGACGCCCTGGCGGGTGTCGACCGCGAACACCCCGATTGGCGCCGCGTGCTCCTGGTCCACTGCGCCACGGAGATTCCGGGCATCTACGTCCCGTCGCTCTACCGGCCGCACTTCGAGGGCCAACGGTTCATCGAGTACGAGCGGCTGCATCCCGACGCGCCGGCGCAAATCGAGCGGCAGTTCGTGGACCTGGACGCCGTGCCCGCGCCGTCCCAACCGGTCGTGCCGCTCACGGAAGTGGTGCACGACCGCGTGGCCGTCGAGCTCGACCGCGGCTGTGCGCGGGCCTGCCGCTTCTGCCAGGCGGGCTACATCTACCGACCGGTGCGCCGGCGATCGGCGGAGGGTGTGGCGGCGGCCATCGACCAATGCCTGGCGGCGACGGGGCAGAGCGACGTTTCGCTGCTGTCGCTCAACGCGGTGGACTACGACGGCCTCGACACCCTGATCGGCGAGGTGCAGGACGCCACGCCCGACTACCTGCAGGTGAGCATTCCGTCCACCCGCGTCGAGAGCTTCAACGTCGACATGGCGCAGGCGCTGCAACGCGGCGGCAAGCGGGGCGGGAGTCTGACCTTCGCGCCCGAGGCGGCGACGCCGCGCATGCGGCAGGTGATTAACAAGGAGATCTCGGACGAGGACCTGCTGGATACGTGCGACATGGCGTTCGGGCAGGGATTCCGCACGATCAAGCTCTATTTCATGATCGGTCAGCCCACCGAGACGCTGGACGACGCGCGGGCGATCGCGCACCTGGCCAACCGCGTGATGGCCGTGGGTCGGCGGCATCACGGCGCCAAGGCGAAGGTCAACGTCACGGTGTCGACCTTCATTCCCAAGCCGTTTACGCCGTTCCAATGGCATCCGCAGGACAGGCCGGAGGCGATCCGCGCCAAGCAGCAGGCCTGCTTCGAGATCGTGCGCGACCGCAACGTGCACCTGATGTGGCACGACACCGAGGAGAGCCAGGTCGAGGCGCTGCTGGCGCTGGGCGACCGGCGCGTGGGGCGCGTGATTCGCCGCGCCTGGGACCGCGGCTGCCGCTTCGACGGCTGGATGGAGCACTTCAAAGCGGAGGCGTGGTTCGCCGCCGTGGCGGACGCCGGGGTGGACCTGGACGAGATGATCTACCGTCACCGCGATCCCGCCGAGCCGCTGCCGTGGGACCACATCGGCATCCACGTGAGCAAGCGGATGCTGCAGCGCGAGTACGTCCGTGCGCTGGCCGCGGCGGAGCCGGCGGCCCCCAGCCTGGCGGCCGCGCGGGCGTGA
- the folE gene encoding GTP cyclohydrolase I FolE: MTASTNGAEAPQLTGAQLAARHARIEAAVREILTAVGEDPDRDGLLDTPARVARMYDELLNGHQSDPDEHLEVTFEHGHDEMVVVRDIQFHSLCEHHLLPFFGTVAVGYLPHDRIVGLSKLARVVEHLARRLQVQERLASQIADAIERVLDTGGVAVMVEAEHLCMTMRGVRKPGSRMVTTVTRGAFRDNPATRAEFLHAIGQPA, translated from the coding sequence ATGACCGCATCCACCAACGGCGCCGAAGCGCCCCAGCTCACCGGCGCGCAGCTCGCCGCACGTCATGCACGCATCGAGGCCGCCGTGCGCGAAATCCTCACCGCCGTCGGCGAGGACCCGGATCGCGACGGTCTGCTCGACACGCCCGCCCGCGTCGCGCGGATGTACGACGAATTGCTCAACGGTCATCAGAGCGACCCCGACGAGCATCTCGAGGTCACATTCGAGCACGGGCACGACGAGATGGTGGTGGTGCGGGACATCCAGTTCCATTCGCTCTGCGAGCACCACCTGCTGCCGTTCTTCGGCACGGTTGCGGTGGGGTATCTGCCCCACGACCGTATCGTCGGCCTCAGCAAGCTCGCGCGCGTTGTGGAGCACCTGGCCCGGCGGCTTCAGGTGCAGGAGCGGCTGGCCTCCCAGATCGCCGACGCCATCGAGCGCGTGCTCGACACGGGCGGCGTGGCGGTGATGGTGGAGGCCGAGCACTTGTGCATGACCATGCGCGGCGTTCGCAAGCCGGGCAGCCGCATGGTGACCACCGTGACCCGCGGCGCCTTCCGCGACAACCCGGCCACGCGCGCCGAGTTTCTCCACGCCATCGGCCAGCCGGCTTAG
- a CDS encoding 3-hydroxyacyl-CoA dehydrogenase NAD-binding domain-containing protein produces MTTDSTAGNGRRAVVAGAGRMGHGIALELARGGFEVSLYDAAPGRAEAAIAEAREDAQDLVRAGVIAADEVDVVVGRLRAAQSLADAAAGADFGAEAVAEDLEVKQDVFAELDRLCPPSAILTSNTSSISISEIASGCAHPERVALAHWMLPPHLIPIVEIAPGEFTDAATIDGLREVLESLDKWPVLIRKELPGYLMNRLQFALAREALSLIDKGVTTAEEIDQLIKGVLARRIPVLGIMRQADMAGLDVYRQIFTYLGPDLDASAEPPAFLEQAVAAGHTGAREGRGLFTWEPGEFDQYVAARNEALIQALRKDRGG; encoded by the coding sequence GTGACGACTGATTCAACGGCGGGCAATGGGCGCCGGGCCGTGGTGGCGGGCGCCGGACGCATGGGTCATGGAATCGCGCTCGAGTTGGCGCGCGGCGGCTTCGAGGTGTCGCTCTACGACGCCGCGCCCGGTCGCGCCGAAGCGGCCATCGCCGAGGCGCGGGAGGACGCGCAGGACCTGGTGCGTGCCGGCGTGATCGCCGCTGACGAGGTGGACGTGGTCGTGGGACGGCTGCGCGCCGCCCAGTCCCTCGCCGACGCGGCGGCCGGGGCCGACTTCGGCGCGGAAGCCGTGGCCGAGGATCTGGAGGTCAAGCAAGACGTGTTCGCGGAGCTCGACCGGCTGTGCCCACCGTCCGCCATCCTCACCAGCAATACGTCGAGTATCAGCATCAGCGAGATCGCCAGCGGCTGCGCGCATCCCGAGCGCGTGGCGCTGGCCCACTGGATGCTGCCGCCGCACCTGATCCCCATTGTCGAGATCGCTCCCGGCGAATTCACCGACGCGGCCACGATCGACGGCCTGCGCGAGGTGCTCGAATCGCTGGACAAGTGGCCGGTGCTCATCCGCAAGGAGCTGCCGGGCTACCTGATGAACCGCCTCCAGTTCGCCCTCGCGCGCGAGGCCCTGAGCCTCATCGACAAGGGCGTCACCACCGCCGAGGAGATCGACCAGCTCATCAAGGGCGTGCTGGCGCGGCGCATTCCGGTGCTCGGCATCATGCGCCAGGCGGACATGGCCGGGCTGGACGTCTATCGCCAGATCTTCACCTATCTCGGGCCGGACCTCGACGCCAGCGCGGAGCCGCCCGCCTTTCTGGAGCAAGCCGTGGCCGCCGGTCACACGGGCGCGCGGGAGGGCCGAGGGCTGTTCACCTGGGAACCCGGCGAGTTCGACCAATACGTGGCGGCCCGCAACGAGGCGCTGATCCAAGCGCTGCGGAAGGACCGTGGCGGCTGA
- a CDS encoding M20 family metallopeptidase: MSALVSRLADLVAINSVNASLPGGPGEQAMADYVAEAARGMGADVEQYEVEPGRPNLLARIDRGRPRTLMFECHLDTVGLAPMPDALNPRVEGGRLYGRGSADPKGSLAAMLSVLESAAADPAFPVNVWLAGSMDEEITMRGSRALAERRPAVDAVIVGEPTNLQPIVAHKGVLRWRVRTAGVAAHSATPERGRNAIFDMQTVIGALRAGIEPGLARSSHPRLGPATWSVGVIAGGEAVNVVPDACQIDCDRRLLPGEDPDAVLAEVDRAVNELRQVDAGLRVEREAPYVHVPPMETGADVPVVRATVQALTESGRDPTLAAVAYATDASMLASVGGLPAVVLGPGDIAQAHTNDEWIDLTELEAAVGVYRGICEAFADAA, from the coding sequence ATGTCCGCCCTCGTTTCGCGCCTGGCCGATCTGGTGGCGATCAACAGCGTCAACGCCAGCCTGCCCGGAGGTCCCGGCGAGCAGGCCATGGCGGACTACGTGGCGGAGGCCGCGCGCGGCATGGGCGCCGACGTCGAGCAATACGAGGTCGAGCCGGGCCGTCCCAACCTGCTGGCCCGCATCGACCGCGGACGCCCCCGCACGCTGATGTTCGAGTGCCACCTGGACACGGTTGGGCTGGCGCCAATGCCCGACGCTCTCAACCCGCGCGTCGAGGGCGGGCGGCTCTACGGACGCGGCTCCGCCGATCCCAAAGGCTCGCTCGCCGCCATGCTCAGCGTCCTCGAAAGCGCCGCCGCGGATCCGGCGTTTCCCGTCAACGTCTGGCTGGCGGGGTCCATGGACGAAGAGATCACCATGCGCGGATCGCGGGCGCTGGCCGAGCGCCGACCCGCGGTTGACGCGGTGATCGTGGGCGAGCCGACCAACCTGCAGCCCATCGTGGCCCACAAGGGCGTGCTGCGCTGGCGCGTGCGCACCGCCGGCGTGGCGGCGCACAGCGCGACGCCGGAGCGCGGCCGCAACGCCATCTTCGACATGCAGACGGTGATCGGCGCGCTGCGCGCGGGCATCGAGCCGGGTCTGGCGCGGTCGTCGCATCCGCGACTGGGCCCCGCAACCTGGAGCGTGGGCGTGATCGCGGGCGGCGAGGCGGTGAACGTGGTGCCGGACGCCTGCCAGATCGACTGCGACAGGCGGCTGCTGCCCGGCGAAGATCCGGACGCGGTGCTTGCCGAGGTGGACCGGGCGGTGAACGAGTTGCGGCAAGTCGATGCCGGACTCCGCGTCGAGCGCGAGGCGCCTTACGTCCACGTGCCGCCCATGGAGACCGGCGCCGACGTGCCGGTGGTGCGCGCGACCGTGCAGGCCCTTACGGAGTCTGGTCGCGACCCGACCCTGGCCGCCGTGGCCTATGCCACCGACGCCTCCATGCTGGCGTCCGTCGGCGGGCTGCCCGCCGTGGTGCTGGGTCCCGGCGACATTGCCCAGGCGCACACGAACGACGAGTGGATCGACCTGACCGAGCTCGAGGCGGCCGTGGGCGTCTATCGCGGAATCTGCGAGGCCTTTGCCGATGCGGCCTGA